The genomic stretch ATGGAAATCGTTCGTGGTCACGACCGCTGCCAGGATTTCGCCCGTTGCTTCATCCACGCCTAAATGCAGTTTGCGCCAAGTCCGTCGCTTGCTCACTCCATGCTGCCGTGTCTTCCACTCCCCTTCGCCATACACTTTCACCCCCGTTGAATCCACCACGATATGGCGAGCACCGTCTTTTGGTAGCACGGGCAGGTCAATCGAAAGTTGCCCCAATCGTCGCGACAGGGTGCTGTGGTCTGGCACGGGTAGGTCAATGTCCATCAACGCAAATATCGATTCCACAAACCCTTGGCATTGCCGTCCTGCTAGTCGATACCCTGCCTTCAGCGTCGCCATCGTCATAATCGCCAAATCGCTATACAAGACCGATGCTCCAGGTCTCCCACTCAACTCCTGCACAAGCCATTCCTCCAGCACAAACTCATCCATCCAAAACGTGAGACTTCCCCTTGCTTTCAGTCCAGCGTTATACTCAGACCAGTTGCGGATGCGGTATTGAGGTTTCATAGCAGGTTTAGGTGTGGTAACTACTATGAAGCCGCTACCATGTCAAGCGGGTTTGAGCGTTTTTGAGTTGACAGATTTAGGACTTGAGGCAACCAAAGATAATCATCTAAGCTGTGAGATGATGTTCAAACAGTTATGGTAATCTTCCTGTAGAATGCGCCAGACTGAGTTCTAAACGACTATCCGAGGTGTCAATACGGTTTACGCTTCTATTTCTAAAGCTGTAAATTTTGTATTGTCTCAATTATCTTTGCAAAGATTGCTTGTCTTATTCTGTAGCGCAACAGTGCTTTCTATTAGTTACCACATCAAGATCAAGCAATATGAACCCACTCTAAGCATTTCAGGGCGATTAGAATATTTGGAGCTTATCTCATTCGTTAAATTAACATCTCCTAATTAGTTTCCTAATTTGAGATTGAGCCATACGGTTTTTATGAGCTGGGCGATGTTGAGGCACTCAATATTGGTGTATTGTCTTGCCAAGGTTGTTTGTGCCTCAACATCGCCCAGCATCGCACTAAAAGTTTACGCGCTACTGCAACGATAGCAGTTTTCTTTCGTGTCTTTTGCCCACCACAAATGCGTCCGTAAACCGCTGCTGCCCAAGCGTTGTAGCGTAGCATAATCCAAGCTACCTCCACTAAAGCACTGCGGAGAAGTCGCGAACCTCGGCGGGTAATGTTGCCCATCCGATTGCTTTGTCCCGATTGTCGCTGATCCGGCACTAATCCAGCATAGGCTGAAACCTGACGGGCATTTTGAAAGCGATGCGGGTCATCCAGAATTGCAACAATCACTTCAGCCGTTTTCCGTCCCACACCTGGAATCGTTTGTAGCAATTGAATTTGTTCATCTTGTTTCGCTATTTTTTCCAGTTGGTCATCAACGCTTTGAAGCTGCTGCCAAAGCCCATCCAAGCTTTGCAGTTCCAGGTCAAGCTCGCCTTGCCAAAATTCCTCTACTTGACACTGAGCTAACGGTTTACGGTATTGGCTCAAGGTTTCGATTCCTGCCACACTCCACGCCCGATGCCCTTGAGGAATACTAATGCCCTGCTGGTCAAATAGGGAACGAATGTTATTTTGGATGCGATTGATCCGATGAATCAGAGTCTTTCGATACTTGACCAGGTGACGGTATTGTCGCCGCTCTGCCGCTGGAACATAAACGGCGGAGATTTGACCCAGTGCAGCCAGTTTAGCAAGTTTGAGGGCATCATCCTTGTCCGTTTTCCGTTTGACGTTCTTCCACCGCCATGCTTCCTGGTTCGCATTAGCCACTAACACCTTGTAATTGAGCTTTTCGCACAAGTCATGCACCCAGCCACTAATCGAACTGGTTTCAATCACGACTTGCTCTGGCTGAGTCTTGGCAAGTAACTGCTCGAATGCCCAATGCTTGCTGGCGACTGTCTCGAACTCACTTTGATTTGTTGCGGTGTCAAACAAACAGGCAACGGAGTTGAATTTACCCAAGTCGATGGCGAGAATCTTCATGCTATCCTCCAAATAGTGAGAGGGTCTTGGATGTGGTTATCTTTACTCTCTCACCCTTGCGGCTTACATAGATTCTGAAACCTCCCATGTCCCTACCCTCCGCAACCCCTCTTCATGCAACAAAGCCAGCCAAGACTATTATTTAGAGGTAAAAATAGGGGGTTTTGACTACCGACGATCGCTAATTGCACTTCATGACAGCTACGCTTCAATCACCCCTAGTTGGGTTCAGATAAGGGAAATTGGGTGGGGTAGCTGCGGACTGGTCCTTCGGGCGGAGGCGGGATGGCGTGAACCTGGGTGGTAATCGTGAGGGCGATCGCCGCCAGCACTAGCGGTAGAATGCGACGTAGAAATTTCATCGGAATTGACCTGGGAAAGTTTATAGCGATCCTTCGCTGGCGTTTCTCTGGGAGTCTCTGTAGGGATAGTTATAAAACTCGGTTCCCGTCGCCACATTAATTACCACGACCCGTCCTACCTCGCGATCGTACATGACGCGCACCTGTTGGTCTTGAGCGATGTAAGTATTGCCAGAAGTGCGGGTGAGAACGCCACGAAAGAAGAATTCCCCATCGGTAATTTGAACCGCGATTTGGTTGTCATTTCTGGGAGTCATATAGGGGGTTGGCAACGATTCTGACGAAAAAGGGTCATATCCTGATTTTCTACTCTCTTCGATCGCTGAAACCCGCATTCTTTCATTGGAGTTTGCTTTTTCTACCTCAGAAGAGTCTCAGAAAGGGGATTGCCACAAAACTTTCAGGGAGCGTGTTTCAGACGATGTGCCCCTTTATCGTTGGAATCGTTGCCATACCCCAACAATACCTTGAAGCAGCGCGTGTCTCGCTTAGTTCGCAAAACCTTGTCTTTTTCAAAATCGTTAGAGAATTATATTGAGGCAATCTGGTATTTCATCCGCCACTACAATACATCATTATTTCTGTAGTACCACCTATCTTTCGCTATTGATTAACAAGTAATGGGCAATTTTATTCTAAAAGTTGTCTTCCTCTGAATGCTTTCGGCTTCAATCGTTCCTCCTAGGTGTTCTACCAGCTTTTTCACCAGAGCCAGCCCCAAACCAGTTCCCCCTTGCTGCCAGCGATCGACACTGACAACCCGGTAAAACTTCTCGAAGATACGAGGGAGTTCATCGGGAGAAATTTCTACCCCAGAGTTAGTGACGTTTAGAAGAAAGGTTGAAAGACGCAGTGCTGTACTCGATTCGTTGGATTGGTAGAAGGATGAAGATGGCAGCGAGAAGCAAGAAGGTGGATCGATCTGAACCGATACAGTAATGGATTCTCCGGGCGGGGTATATTTGCAAGCATTGTGCAGCAGTTCTGTGAGAATGCGGCTGAGGGCATCAGAGTCAGAATAAATTTGAGGGAGTAGGGCTGGTAGTTCCACCTGTAACTGTTGCTGGCGAGCCTGGGTGCGTTCCTCGAAGGCATGAATCAAGTTAGGTAGCCAGAAATTCAAGTCAATCCAATCGGTAGTGGTGTCTTGAACACCTGCTTCCAGTCGCTGTAGATCCAGCAGGTCATTGACTAAGCTAATTTCTCGATCACATTCACTGTCGAGAATTTGTAAATAGTGGGTGGCTCTTTGGATTGTTTTGTTCAATAGCGAGTCTACTCCTGTCTCTGCAAAACTCGCTTCCTTCATATGCTCAAGGGCAACTTCTAGCAATTGAATGGACATCTTCATATTCGTTACGGGCGATCGTAATTCGTGGGAAACCGTACTGAGAAAATCATCCTTAAGCTGGTGTAGACTTTCCAGCGTTTCAACCTGAGTTTGGGAAGCCGCATATAGCCGCGCTTGACGCAGGGCAATGGCGCACTGGTTCGCAACCTGTTGCACTAAACGCACTTCCAAGTTTTCAAATATTGCCTCTTTGGATTTTAATAGCCACAAATCTCCAATCACGCCTTGATCATCAGCAACAGGACAGGCAAGAATCGCGAATTGGTACTCAGCTTCACGAATCAATTGCGGTTGGACATCACAGAGTTGGATGCTTTGATGTTGTAGGAGCTGTCCATAAAGCTCTGGATGATCCACCATCTGCACCACTAAACCCTGATAGTAGGGCAAGGATGTGCTGTACTCAAAAGCAATGGTCGATGCGGTTAATTCAGCGTTGTAGATTCCTGCATTGCAGCATTCAAGCTGGAGGACATGAGCCAGTTCTTGAACCGCCGCTTGCAGAATCTGACTTTCATCTAGGCTATCTCGAACTTTGTCAGTGATACGTTTGAGGGCAGCTTCAAAATCGAGCGATCGTTGCAATTGCAGGGTACGCTCGTGAACCTGTCGCTCTAATTTAGCGTTGAATTGGCGCACCTGATGATAGAGTTCCGATTGCTGAATGGCGATCGCGACCTGGGTAGAAAGCTGCTTCATCAAGTCAACCTCTAGAGGTGTCCATTGGCGAGGCTGACTGCACTGGTTGGCAAGTAGAAGCCCCCACAGTTTTTCCTCCTGCACTATCGGTACAACTAAGCTTGCTCTCACCCCCAAGCCCTCTAGGAGATCAATGTGACACTGAGCCAATCCCCCGGTATAAATATCCTCCAGGTTCTGAATTCGTCCCTGTCTGTATTGCTCAACAAAGCCCTGTTGGAAGCAGTGATCGATGAAGGTTTTTCCAATAATTGAGTGTTCACGTTTAGCCACAGACTCAACCACGATCACGCCACTCCAATCTGGCTCAAATTGATAAATTAGAACGCGATCGACGTGTAGGAGCTGGCGGATTTCCGCTACGGTGGTATTGAGAATAGTGTCTAAATCTAAAGACTGACGAATATGTTGAGCGATTGCTGTTACCAACTGCTTTTGTTCTGCCTGTTGATGGAGCAATTCCTCGGCTCGTTGTCTCTCTCTAATTTCCCGCTGCAATTCTTGGTTCGCTGCTTCAAGCTGAGCAGTTCGTTGCTGCACCCGTTGTTCTAGTTCAGCATTGAACCTACGAATTTCTGCTTTGGCAGCCTGAAGTGCCAATTGATTTTCAATCCGAGCGAGAACCTCCTCAGTTTGAAAGGGTTTGGTGATGTAATCTGCCGCCCCTAATGAAAACGCTCGCACTTTATCCAGCGATTCATCCAGAGCGCTGAGAAAAATGATCGGAATATCGTGGGTTTCTTCGGATGCTTTCAGCCGTTGACAGACCTCATAGCCATCCATATCTGGCATCCGGATATCCAGCAAAATTAAATTGGGGGGAGCAGCCTGCACCCCCATCAGTGCCATTGAACCATTGATCGCCTTCCGCACCTCATATCCGCGCTGGCTCAACGTCGCGTACAACAAATTCAGATTGTCTAAAGCATCATCAACAATCAAAATATTGCCTTTAACTGCCCTGGGCTGTTCACTATTCATGCCTGAACAACGGGTTGAGAGAGATTGACGATCGTATCAAAACGCACTCGACTGACCAACTCTGTCAAAGCATTGGCAAGGGCAGCATGTTCCGGGGGGATCGCCGCAATCAGCGAGAAGATTTGCTTGTCGTCGAGTTGCATCGCCGCTTGGTGGAGTTGAGCAACCCAGCTAGAAGGCATGACCTGAAGAGAAGCAGGTGAGAGAAAAACGGATGGACGAAATCTCCCCTCATTCTTCCCATGATTGGCTGCCCCAATCCCTTCGTTTTGTGTGCCCTCCTGATCTTCCTCGTCGTAGAGATAACGGACTCCTAAATATTGAGCCATCTTCTCAAACACAATTTCTTCCTGGAAAGGCTTCCTGACAAAATCGTCACAGCCTGCGACCAAAACGCCTGCTCGCTCTTCATCAAAGGCGCTGGCTGTGATGGCAATAATCATCGTTGTTTGACCCTGCAAATGTCCCTTAATGTACCGAGTCGCTTCATAACCATCCATTATGGGCATTCGCATATCCATCCAGATGAGATGAGGTTGCCACTCCTCCCAGAGGGCAATCGCCTGCCGCCCATTTTCAGCATCGCGGACTTCAAACCCAATTGGTTCCAAAAGTTTAAGCAACAAGTGGCGATTCACCCAACGGTCATCAGCAACCAGAATACGGTATTTTGGCTGGTCGGGGGCAAGCCCAATCACTCGTCGAGAGGGCGGTTGCACCGGAATCTCCGCAGGATTTCCCAGCCCGACTTTAATATCAAAGGAAAAGGTGGCACCCCGACCTAACGCACTGGTAGCCGTGATATTCCCTCCCATCAAGCGCACAAGTTGCTGGCTAATGGCTAGCCCTAATCCTGTCCCCTGCTGAG from Leptolyngbya ohadii IS1 encodes the following:
- a CDS encoding IS5 family transposase, which codes for MKPQYRIRNWSEYNAGLKARGSLTFWMDEFVLEEWLVQELSGRPGASVLYSDLAIMTMATLKAGYRLAGRQCQGFVESIFALMDIDLPVPDHSTLSRRLGQLSIDLPVLPKDGARHIVVDSTGVKVYGEGEWKTRQHGVSKRRTWRKLHLGVDEATGEILAAVVTTNDFHDGEVLNDVLQAIKDPIEQVSTDGAYDHRHCYDEIAAKGAKAVIPPRKDAKIWQHGNRKGEPHPRDENLRFIRKSGRKRWKRDSGYHRRSIAETTMFRFKAIFGGNLSARQFDNQAVELFIKCAALNRMIQIAKPDSYEVEA
- a CDS encoding IS110 family transposase; this encodes MKILAIDLGKFNSVACLFDTATNQSEFETVASKHWAFEQLLAKTQPEQVVIETSSISGWVHDLCEKLNYKVLVANANQEAWRWKNVKRKTDKDDALKLAKLAALGQISAVYVPAAERRQYRHLVKYRKTLIHRINRIQNNIRSLFDQQGISIPQGHRAWSVAGIETLSQYRKPLAQCQVEEFWQGELDLELQSLDGLWQQLQSVDDQLEKIAKQDEQIQLLQTIPGVGRKTAEVIVAILDDPHRFQNARQVSAYAGLVPDQRQSGQSNRMGNITRRGSRLLRSALVEVAWIMLRYNAWAAAVYGRICGGQKTRKKTAIVAVARKLLVRCWAMLRHKQPWQDNTPILSASTSPSS
- a CDS encoding hybrid sensor histidine kinase/response regulator; amino-acid sequence: MNSEQPRAVKGNILIVDDALDNLNLLYATLSQRGYEVRKAINGSMALMGVQAAPPNLILLDIRMPDMDGYEVCQRLKASEETHDIPIIFLSALDESLDKVRAFSLGAADYITKPFQTEEVLARIENQLALQAAKAEIRRFNAELEQRVQQRTAQLEAANQELQREIRERQRAEELLHQQAEQKQLVTAIAQHIRQSLDLDTILNTTVAEIRQLLHVDRVLIYQFEPDWSGVIVVESVAKREHSIIGKTFIDHCFQQGFVEQYRQGRIQNLEDIYTGGLAQCHIDLLEGLGVRASLVVPIVQEEKLWGLLLANQCSQPRQWTPLEVDLMKQLSTQVAIAIQQSELYHQVRQFNAKLERQVHERTLQLQRSLDFEAALKRITDKVRDSLDESQILQAAVQELAHVLQLECCNAGIYNAELTASTIAFEYSTSLPYYQGLVVQMVDHPELYGQLLQHQSIQLCDVQPQLIREAEYQFAILACPVADDQGVIGDLWLLKSKEAIFENLEVRLVQQVANQCAIALRQARLYAASQTQVETLESLHQLKDDFLSTVSHELRSPVTNMKMSIQLLEVALEHMKEASFAETGVDSLLNKTIQRATHYLQILDSECDREISLVNDLLDLQRLEAGVQDTTTDWIDLNFWLPNLIHAFEERTQARQQQLQVELPALLPQIYSDSDALSRILTELLHNACKYTPPGESITVSVQIDPPSCFSLPSSSFYQSNESSTALRLSTFLLNVTNSGVEISPDELPRIFEKFYRVVSVDRWQQGGTGLGLALVKKLVEHLGGTIEAESIQRKTTFRIKLPITC